Below is a genomic region from Streptomyces sp. RPA4-2.
GTCATCGGCGACGTCGGCAACTTCCGGCTCGGTCTGCCCACGGTCACCTCGACGCTGCGCGGAATGACCCTCGTACGTGTCCGGATCGACACCCTCGAAGGCAACCTGCACTCGGGGCAGTTCGGCGGCGCGGCACCGGACGCGCTCGGCGCGCTGATCCGGGTCCTGGACTCACTGCGCGCGAAGGACGGTTCGACGACGGTCGACGGACTGAGCGGTGACGCGCGCTGGGAGGGCCTGCAGTACGACGAGGAGGCGTTCCGCCAGGACGCCAAGGTGCTCGACGGGGTGGAGCTGATCGGCTCCGGTTCGGTCGCCGACCGCATCTGGGCCCGTCCGGCCGTCACGGTCCTCGGCATCGACTGCCCGCCCGTCGTCGGCGCCACTCCGTCCGTGCAGGCGGGTGCCCGTGCGCTGGTCAGCCTCCGGGTGCCGCCGGGCACGGACGCGGCCGAGGCGACCAAGCTGCTGCAGGCCCACCTGGAGGCGCACGCACCGTGGGGCGCGCGGGTGAGCACCGAGCAGATCGGGCAGGGCCAGCCCTTCCGCGCCGACACCTCCAGCCCCGCGTACACGGCGATGGCGGAGGCGATGGCGGTCGCGTACCCGGGCGAGAAGATGCAGTCGGCGGGCCAGGGCGGCTCCATCCCGCTGTGCAACACGCTGGCCTCGCTCTACCCGCGGGCGGAGATCCTCCTCATCGGGCTGAGCGAGCCGGAGGCACAGATCCACGCGGTGAACGAGAGCGTCTCGCCGGACGAGTTGGAGCGTCTGTCGGTCACGGAGGCGCTGTTCCTGCAGAAGTACGCGGCGAGCTGAGCAGCCCTGGGAGGGGGCCGCGCCTCACGACGAGGCGCGGCCCTCCACCACACGTCGGGCGAAGTCACGGCGCCGTGCGCGATGCGCGGGGTGGCGGGCATGTCTGCCGCACGCGGCGGCGGGAGCCCGTACCTTGAACTGATTCGCCGTCAACTCGCTTGGCGCGCACCGGACTCGGCCGGCTCAGCCGACCGGGACACCGGCCTCCAGATACAGTGCGGCGCCACGTTCCCGCGCCCGCAGCGCCCACCGCAGCCGCTCGTAGCGCACCGGGGGCAGCAGGTCGGCCGCCTCCTGTTCGGTGGCGAAGCGCCAGGCACGCAACTCCGGTCCCGGCAGCAGCAGTCGGCGGGCCTCGTCGGAGCCGAGCAGGCCGCCGTCGTAGAGGAGGCGCAGACCGCCGTAACCGGGCGGCGCGGGCGGTTCCCAGTCGACGACGAGCAGGCCGGGTACGTCGTCGAGCCGTATGCCGGTCTCCTCGGCGACCTCGCGCATGCCCGCACGGGCGGGGGCCTCGCCGGACTCGACGACGCCGCCGGGAAACTCCCAGCCGGCCTTGTACGTCGGGTCGACGAGCAGCACCCGGTCCTGCTCGTCGAAGAGGAGCACGCCCGCGGCGACGGTCTCGGAGGTGGGTTCGGGGGTCTGCACGATGTCGCAGGCGGCCACGCCGCCGGTGCGGACCGCCTCGGCGATGCGCAGTGCGGTGTCGTACGGGGTCAGGGCGCTGGTGTCGACGGGGTGGGCGTCGGCGGTGAGCCAGGAGGCGAGCGCCGTGCGGTAGGGCTCGATGTGGTCGTAGCACCACTGGCGCATCCGTATCTCGCCCTCTGGCAGGTCCTCGGGTATCTCCCGGCCCGCGATGCGCTCGCGCAGGATCGTTTCCGCCGGAGCGAGGAGGACATGGCGCACCTCGATCCGGCGCGAGGCGAGGCCGCCGAAGATCTCGTCGCGGTACTCCTGACGCAGGAGGGTCATGGGAACCACGAGGACGCCGCCGAGCTCCGCGAGCATGGCGGCCGCGGTGTCGACCACCAGGCGCCGCCAGATCGGCAGGTCCTGGAAGTCGCCGACCTCGGCGAGGTGCTTGGGCGGCAGCAGTTTCGTGAGTCCGCCGCCGATGACCTCGGGGTCGAAGAGCGTGCTGTTCGGGATCAGGTCGATCAGTTCCCGTGCGGTGGTGGTCTTCCCCGCACCGAACGCACCGTTGATCCAGACGATCACGGTTCCCCCTCTTCTGTTGGCCCCCTGTGGCTTGCCCGCTCCACCCTGCCACGGAAACCAGCCCCTGATGAGGGAGCCGAACGGCGCGTCGCCGACCCCCCGTCGCTGGGGCACCGGCGCCGCGCGCGTGCCGCTTCGGCTCAGGCGTTCCGGTCCGGCGCTCAGCCCTTCCGGTCCGGTGCGGAGTCGCCCGTGGCCAGGCTTTCGCTGCTGAGCGTGTGGTCGACGGAGCTGAGCGTGTCGTCGACGTGCAGGTCGCCGAGGGCACTGCCGTCGAGGGCATGGGACGGGGTGATCGCCGCGACGACGAACCCGGTGGCGAGGGAGGCGATGGCCAGCATGCTGCGCTTCTTCATGCCCGGTTCAACTCCCAAAACGGCGACGGGTCACGGTCCGGTGACGACAAGTCACGGCTCGGTCACGCAAACCCCGCTCGCCCCTTCCGGACACATGCGCGCCACTACCGTCATCCCACGCGAAACACCCCGAGGGGGACGACCGTGACCAATCCGTACAGCCCAGGACCCGCCGGCGCGCCTCCGGCCCCGAACGTCCGCACCGCGCCCGGCTGGGCGCGCAAACGCTACGTCGTGCCCGCGCTCGCCGTGACCCTGTTCGTCGGGGTCGGCATCGGCAACAGCGGTGGGGGCTCCACCGAGTCGGCCGCGGCCCGGACCCGCCCGACACCCACCGTCACCGCCACGGCTACGGCCACCGCCACGGAGACGGCGACCGAGACGGTCACCGCGACACCCTCCGCCACCGTGACCGTGCGGACGACGAAGACCGTACGCGCGACGGTCACCGCGCGGCCGGCCGCCGCGGGCGGCGGCAGCGACGACAGCGACGGAAGCGGCGGTGGAAGCGCCGTGTACTACGAGAACTGCACCGCCGCCCGTGCGGCGGGTGCCGCTCCCGTACACGTCGGGGACCCCGGCTACGGCCGCCATCTCGACCGTGACGGGGACGGGGTGGGCTGCGAATGAGGAGCTACGGCCTCAGGCGATCCCCGGAACCGCCCGTCCGCCATGGGTCGATGACAGTCGACCAGAAAACACGGCGTGCGCCGTTTCGTATCCTGTCAGTGCATTCCGTCCGCATCAGTACCACTTGGGGGAATACGTGCGCACCCGGATCATCAGTGCCGTCCTGCTCACGGTCGGCGTCGGCGGTGTCGCCGCCTGTCAGCCGACGGACGGCAGCAAGGCCGACGGCACTTCGGCCCCGACCGCCGCGGCTTCGACACCGAAGGACGACAAGCCGACCGCGGCCGAACGGAAAACGGTGCCCGACTTCGTCGGCATGGGCCTGCAGTCCGCTCAGGACAAGGCGCAGAAGCAGGGCTTCCGTTCGCTGAGGTCGCACGACTCGCTCGGCCGTGACCGCCACCAGATCCTCGACCGGGACTGGAAGGTCTGCTCACAGAACATGAGGGCCGGCACGACGGCCGGCACCGACACGACACTGGACTTCGGTTCGGCGAAGCTCGCCGAGACATGCCCGTCGAAGGATGTGGCGGCCCCGTCCACGGCGGGCGGGAAGATTCCGGACTTCTCGGGGAAGTCCGTGAAGGCGGCGCGGGCCGCGCTCGACCCGGGCACGTCCTTCACGGTCAAGGACGCTTCCGACGCGAGGCGTTGGATCCTGGTCGAGAGCAACTGGAAGGTGTGCACCCAGTCTCCGGCCGCCGGCACCGCACTCCGCGGCCGGCCGGTGGAACTCACAGCGGTCAAGTTCGACGAACCCTGCTAGTAAGGGCGGACAGGGGGCCGACGCTCGCATCCCTCGGCCGGCCACGAAGGACCGCGTCCGGCGAGGGGCTGCGGCGCGCCGGGGTCAAGGCGTCTGACTCAGCACGATTTTCGCCGGGACCTCCGATGTCCCGCCGCGCCTTCGGATACGGCACTGCCCTCCGGGCGCCGACTGCCCCGTGCACCCCTCCTCGGGACACCTTCCACCACAACCGAACGTACGGCTGGGGTCTCATCCCCATGCTGTCGCGTCGTCAAGGGTTCTGACGGGATATCGGACAGTTCTCGCCCCCCTCTTCCAACAGAGTCAGACACGTCCTACCGTAAACGCGCACACTTGTCGCGGACATGCAGACAGGCTCGTCTTTCGCGAGTTCGGAGGAACGTAACGATGCGTCACCTTCACACCCCCACAACCCGCAACAGATTGGTCGGAGCACTCGTCGCAGGACTGTTGTGTACGACCGGCCTCGCCGCGTAAGCCCCTGGCCACCCCCGCCACGGACCCGGTCGCCCCCGCCCTGGCCGACGGTCTCGCCCTCACCCCGCCGATGGGCTTCAACAACTGGAACTCCACGCACTGCCGCGAGGAGTTCAACGAGAGCATGGTCAAGGGGATCGCCGATCTCTTCGTCGAGAAGGGCCTCAAGGACGCCGGGTACCAGTACGTCAACCTGGACGACTGCTGGGCCCTGCCCTCCCGGGACGCGGACGGCAAACTGGTCCCGGACCCGGCCCGGTTCCCCGACGGGATCAAGGCGGTCGCCGACTACGTGCACGCCAAGGGTCTCAAGCTCGGCGTCTACACCAGCGCGGGCACGAAGACGTGCGACAGCGCGGGCTTCCCCGGCGCCCTTGGCCACGAGTACAGCGACGCCCGGCAGTTCGCGGACTGGGGCGTCGACTACCTCAAGTACGACAACTGCAACAACCAGGGCGTGGACGCCAAGTCGCGCTACACGACCATGCGGGACGCATTGCGGGCCGCTTCCCGGGAAACAGGGCGCCCCATCGTCTACAGCATCTGCGAGTGGGGAGAGAACAAGCCTTGGGAGTGGGCGTCGGACGTCGGGCATCTGTGGCGCACGACCGGGGACATCAGCGACAACTGGGGCTCGATGCTGTCGATCCTCAAACAGAACCTGCCCCTCGCCCCGTACGCCGGTCCCGGGCACTGGAACGACCCGGACATGCTGGAGGTCGGCAACGGCGGGATGACCGACACCGAGTACCGCTCGCACTTCTCCCTCTGGTCGGTCATGGCCGCACCCCTGCTCATCGGCTCCGACCTGCGCAAGGCGACCCCCGCCACCTTCGACATCCTCGCCAACAAGGAAGTCGTGGCGGTCGATCAGGACCCCCTCGGCAAACAGGGCACCGTGCTCTCCTCCGAGGGCGGACGCTGGGTGGTCGCCAAGGAGATGAAGGACGGCAGCCGGGCGGTGGCGCTGTTCAACGAGACCGGCGGCGCACAGCGCATCGCCACCACGGCGGCGGCCGTGGGACTCCCGGCGGCTCCCGCCTACACCCTGCGCGACCTGTGGCAGCACCGGAGCTACAACACCGCGGGCGGCATCTCCGCGACCGTCCCCGCGCACGGCACGGTGCTCGTCCGCGTCTCGGCCGGACGCGGCTGGGCCGCGCAGCCCCCCGCCGTCGAACTCGGCCTGGGCACAGCCCCGTTGGTCGAAGCAGGTGAGCCGGCGACCCTGACGACGACGGTCACCGACCTCGGCCGCACGACCGCACGACGCGTCGCCGTGAAGCTCAGCGGTCCCGCGGACTGGACGATCAGGGCGGCGTCACGGACCACCGCGCCGGCGGTGCCGACCGGCCGTTCGCTGCGCACGAAGTGGCGGCTCACCGTGCCCGAGGGCACCGCCACCGGATCGTACGACCTGACGCTGAAGGCGACGTACCGCTCACCGCGCGGCGTGCGCGTCGAGACCGTGCTGCCCGTGACGGCCTCCGTGGTCGTGCCTCCTCCCCCGGGCACCTCCTCCCTCGGCGACCTGCCGTGGATGTCGGCGGCCAACGGGTACGGGCCCGTCGAGCGCGACACCAGCAACGGCGAGAGCGCCGCGGGTGACGGTCATCCGATCACCCTCGGCGGTGTCGTCCATGCCAAGGGCCTCGGTGTGCACGCCGCGAGCGCCGTCGAGTACTACACCGGCAAGGAGTGCGAGACCGTCACCGCGGACGTCGGGGTCGACGACGAGAAGGGCGACAGGGGCACCGTCGCCTTCGAGATCTGGGCGGACGGCACCGAGGTCGCCTCGACCGGGGTGCTCACCAACGCGATGCCCGCGCAGCCCGTGTCGGCCGACGTGAGCGGCGCCGAGGTGGTCCGGCTGGTCGTCACCGACGGCGGTGACGGGATCGACTCGGACCACGCCGACTGGGCCGACGCGCGGCTTACCTGCTGAGCGGGCCGCCCCGGACGACGGGAGGGCCGGTCGGCCACCCGGCTGACTGAGCGGCTGAGCCGCTTGCCCGGGAGGGGGAGCCGCTCACCGGCCTCCCGACCGCGCGACCGACATGTCGACGCGACCAAACTGTCGACGCAACCGACATACCGACGTGACGGACACACCGCCGGACACACCGACGGGCACGCCGACCGGGCCGATCGACCGACCGGAAAGCCGAATGCCCGGGTGCCAGGGCGCCCGAATGCCCGGATGCCGTGACGACCGGGTGCCGTGACGACCGGGGTCCCGACCAGTCACGCCGCCCGTTACCCCGTCCCCGTCACCCGCCCCCGTCACCCGGCCGCAGCACTCAGCCGCCGACCCGCGCGGCCGTCTCGTTCGGCTGCCTGCTGAGCGCGGCCGCCGCCGCGCCGACCAGACCGGCGTCCGTGCCCATCAGCGCGGGCGCCACGGTCAGCCGCCGTACGAAGGACAACGTCGCGTAGTCGCCCAGCGCCTTGCGCAGCGGGTCGAGGAGCACGTCGCCCGCCTTGCCCACACCTCCGCCGATGACGGCGATGTCGATCTCGACGAGGGTCGCGGTGGCCGCGATGCCCGCCGCGAGCGCCCTGGCGGCCCGCTCGAAGGAGGCCACCGCCACCGGATCGCCCGCACGGGCGGCGTCGGCCACCGCGGCGGCCGACGTGTCGCCGTCGGGTCCGGGCAGCCAGCCGCCCTCCAGGGCACGTCGAGCGATGTTCGGGCCGCTCGCGATGCGCTCCACGCAGCCCCGGGAGCCGCACGGGCAGAGGTCGCCGTCGAGGTCCACGCTGATGTGCCCGATGTGGCCCGCGTTGCCGGTGGGGCCCGCGTGCAGCTGTCCGTTCAGGACCAGCCCGCCACCGACGCCCGTCGACACCACCATGCACAGCGCGTTGTCGTGACCACGGGCGGCACCCTGCCAGTGCTCGGCCGCCGTGATGGCCACGCCGTCGCCGATCAGCTCGACGGGCAGACCGCCCGTGGCCTCGCGGACCCGCTCGACCAGCGGGTAGTCACGCCAGCCCGGCACGTTCACGGGACTCACGGTGCCCGCGGAGGCGTCCACCGGGCCCGCGCTGCCGATGCCGACGGCCGCGGCCCTGCTCCACAGCGGGGAGAGGGTGAGTTCACCGACCACGGCCTCCACGGCCCCCATGACGGTGTCGCCGTCCTCCTGCGCGGGTGTCGCACGCTGCGCGCGCAGGAGGATCCGGCCACGGCCGTCCACGAGCGCTCCGGCGATCTTGGTGCCGCCGATGTCGAGCGCGGCCACGAGGTCGGTGTGCATCAGTGTCAGTTCTCCTGGTGAACCTTGCGAAACAGGGCAGACCGGTCTCGCGGTGGGGGGCGCAGGCCGGAGAATGCGGTGAACAGTGTCCCCCGCATCTGACAACGTTGTCCAGGCTCTATGCTCGACGCCACATCCTCATACATCCCCATGGACCATCGCATCACCGGGGACGACAGGAATGGTCGCATCACCGTGGACGACAGGACAGGACAGCGCATCGTGGCAGAGACCGCCCGCCGATCCGAGAACCGATACGGCAATCGCCCGACCATGAAGGACGTGGCGGCGCGCGCCGGCGTGGGTCTCAAGACGGTCTCACGCGTGGTCAACGGCGAGCCGGGCGTGACCCCGGACACCGAGCGCCGGGTGCAGGAGGCCATCGACGCGCTGGGCTTCCGGCGCAACGACAGCGCGCGGGTGCTGCGCAAGGGCCGCACCGCGAGCATCGGCCTCGTCCTGGAGGACCTCGCGGACCCGTTCTACGGCCCGCTCAGCCGCGCGGTGGAGGAGGTGGCCCGTGCCCACGGCGCGCTGCTCATCAACGGCTCCAGCGCCGAGGACCCCGAGCGTGAGCAGGAGCTGGTCCTCGCCCTGTGCGCGCGCCGTGTGGACGGGCTGGTCGTCATTCCGGCCGGCGACGACCACCGCTACCTCGAACCCGAGATCAAGGCCGGCGTCGCCACCGTCTTCGTGGACCGCCCGGCGGGACAGATCGACGCCGACGTGGTCCTCTCCGACAGCTTCGGCGGGGCCCGGGACGGCGTGACCCACCTGATCGACCACGGTCACCGCCGGATCGGCTTCATCGGTGACATGCCCCGCATCCACACCGCCGCCGAACGGCTGCGCGGCTATCGCGCGGCCATGGAGGACGCGGGCATAGCGGTCGCGCCCGCCTGGATGTCCCTGGGTGTCACGGATCCGCTGCGGGTCCGTGACGCCGCGGAGGAGATGCTCTCGGGCGACTCCCCGGTCACCGCGATCTTCGCGGGCAACAACCGTGTGACGGTCACGGTGGTCCGGGTCCTCGCCGAGCACGGACGTCCGGTCGCCCTGGTCGGCTTCGACGACATCGAGCTCGCCGACCTCCTCCAGCCGGGTGTCACCGTCGTCGCCCAGGACGCCGCCGCTCTCGGCCGCACCGCCGCCGACCGTCTCTTCCGCCAGCTCGACGGCACCCTCATCACCCCGGAACGCATAGAGCTGCCGACCCGTCTGATCACCCGCGGCTCGGGTGAACTGCCCCCCTCGGCCTGAGCCGTGGCCGCCCGGACCCACGCGGCCGCGCCGGACGTACGGGGACCCCGTGCCGGTCCTCACGGTCCGCCCCCCCACACCTGTCCCGCCCAACTCCGGTTCAAGGCAGCCCGGTACGGGGGGGACGGCATGGTCCCGATGGCGCGGGCACGCGTCGGGAACGCCGGGGTCGGCGTCTCGGGCCAGGTGAGCCGGGGGCGCAGGAGTCCACGTCGCCCGTCCACGCGCCGGGCGTGCTGCGCGAGTCGACGCCTTCCGCGCGGACGCTCACCGGGATGCGCACGGAACGTCCCCGAGCCGCCGTGCAGGACGCCGTGGTGGTCGACGCAGCCGGTCGGCCGGTCTTCGGGCAGGACACACCGCGGCGTCCAGGCTGGAAAGGTACGCGACGAGGAGGCCGCCGTCCGCGCCGGCCGGAGGGCGGCTCGTCGGCGGTCGCCCTTGATCCCCGCGTTGCCCGCGATCCCCGTGTTGCCCGCGATCTCTCCGCTGCCCGCGCCGCCCGCCGGACGCTCTACTGCGCCGAGGCGGTCAGGTCTCCGCGCCTCGGCGCGGCGAAACCCTCCAGGTCCGCCCGTGTCAGACCCGCCAGCCGGGCCACCTCCGCGATGTCGAGAGCGCCGCAGTCCAGGCCGCGCAGAAGATAGCCGCTGAGCGCCTTGGCGGTGGCGGGTTCGTCCATGACGTCGCCGTCGGTGCGGTTGGCGTAGCGGGCCAGACGCGCGGCGGCCTGCGCGAAGCCCTCGCGGTAGAAGGCGAACACGGCCGCGTAGCGGGTCGGGATGTGGCCGGGGTGCATGTCCCAGCCCTGGTAGTAGGCGCGGGCCAGGGCGCGGCGGGTGAGGCCGTAGTGCAGTCGCCAGGCGTCGTGCACCTTCTCGGTCGGTCCGACGGGCAGCACGTTCGTGGAGCCGTCGCAGACGCGTACGCCGGTGCCCGCGGCGGCGACCTGCATGATCGCCTTGGCGTGGTCGGCGGCCGGGTGGTCACTGGCCTGGTGGGCGGCGCTGACGCCGAGGCAGGCGCTGTAGTCGAAGGTGCCGTAGTGCAGGCCCGTGGCACGGCCCTCGGCGGCCTGGATCATCCGGGCGACGGTCGCGGTACCGTCGGTCGCGAGGATCGACTGGCTGGTCTCGATCTGGATCTCGAAGCCGATCCGCCCCGGCGCGAGACCGCGCGCCTTCTCGAACTCCTCCAGCAGACGCACCATCGCGGTGACCTGCTCCGCGTACGTCACCTTGGGGAGGGTGAGGACCAGCCCCTCGGGCAGACCGCCCGCGTCCATCAGGCCGGTGAGGAAGACGTCGAGCGTACGGATGCCCCGCCGGCGGACCGATGCCTCCATGCACTTCATGCGGATGCCCATGTACGGAGCCGCCGTGCCGTCGGCGTACGCCTGTGCGATCAGCCGGGCCGCGCGCGCCGCCGCCTCGTCCTCCTCGGCGTCCGGGCGCGGGCCGTAGCCGTCCTCGAAGTCGACACGCAGGTCCTCGACGGGCTCCCGCTCCAGTTTGGCCCGTACCCGGTCGTACACGGGTCCGGCGAGGTCGTCGGCGAGGCCGAGGACCGCGGCGAAGGAAGCGGCGTCGGGGGCGTGCTCGTCGAGGGCCGCGAGCGCCCGGTCGCCCCAGGAGCGGATGGTGTCGGCGGTGAACGCGTCCGCGGGGACGTACACGGTGTGGACGGGCTGCCGGGTGCCGGGG
It encodes:
- a CDS encoding dipeptidase yields the protein MSSNPVAETVASLMPAAKAELTELVAFKSVADFGQYPRVESEGAANWIADTLRAEGFQDVTLLDTPDGTQSVYGFLPGPEGARTVLLYAHYDVQPPLDEAAWTTPPFELTERDGRWYGRGTADCKGGLVMHLLALRALKANGGVPVSVKVIVEGSEEQGTGGLERYAEEHPELLAADTIVIGDVGNFRLGLPTVTSTLRGMTLVRVRIDTLEGNLHSGQFGGAAPDALGALIRVLDSLRAKDGSTTVDGLSGDARWEGLQYDEEAFRQDAKVLDGVELIGSGSVADRIWARPAVTVLGIDCPPVVGATPSVQAGARALVSLRVPPGTDAAEATKLLQAHLEAHAPWGARVSTEQIGQGQPFRADTSSPAYTAMAEAMAVAYPGEKMQSAGQGGSIPLCNTLASLYPRAEILLIGLSEPEAQIHAVNESVSPDELERLSVTEALFLQKYAAS
- a CDS encoding NUDIX hydrolase, coding for MIVWINGAFGAGKTTTARELIDLIPNSTLFDPEVIGGGLTKLLPPKHLAEVGDFQDLPIWRRLVVDTAAAMLAELGGVLVVPMTLLRQEYRDEIFGGLASRRIEVRHVLLAPAETILRERIAGREIPEDLPEGEIRMRQWCYDHIEPYRTALASWLTADAHPVDTSALTPYDTALRIAEAVRTGGVAACDIVQTPEPTSETVAAGVLLFDEQDRVLLVDPTYKAGWEFPGGVVESGEAPARAGMREVAEETGIRLDDVPGLLVVDWEPPAPPGYGGLRLLYDGGLLGSDEARRLLLPGPELRAWRFATEQEAADLLPPVRYERLRWALRARERGAALYLEAGVPVG
- a CDS encoding excalibur calcium-binding domain-containing protein, encoding MTNPYSPGPAGAPPAPNVRTAPGWARKRYVVPALAVTLFVGVGIGNSGGGSTESAAARTRPTPTVTATATATATETATETVTATPSATVTVRTTKTVRATVTARPAAAGGGSDDSDGSGGGSAVYYENCTAARAAGAAPVHVGDPGYGRHLDRDGDGVGCE
- a CDS encoding ROK family protein, translated to MHTDLVAALDIGGTKIAGALVDGRGRILLRAQRATPAQEDGDTVMGAVEAVVGELTLSPLWSRAAAVGIGSAGPVDASAGTVSPVNVPGWRDYPLVERVREATGGLPVELIGDGVAITAAEHWQGAARGHDNALCMVVSTGVGGGLVLNGQLHAGPTGNAGHIGHISVDLDGDLCPCGSRGCVERIASGPNIARRALEGGWLPGPDGDTSAAAVADAARAGDPVAVASFERAARALAAGIAATATLVEIDIAVIGGGVGKAGDVLLDPLRKALGDYATLSFVRRLTVAPALMGTDAGLVGAAAAALSRQPNETAARVGG
- a CDS encoding LacI family DNA-binding transcriptional regulator, with translation MDHRITGDDRNGRITVDDRTGQRIVAETARRSENRYGNRPTMKDVAARAGVGLKTVSRVVNGEPGVTPDTERRVQEAIDALGFRRNDSARVLRKGRTASIGLVLEDLADPFYGPLSRAVEEVARAHGALLINGSSAEDPEREQELVLALCARRVDGLVVIPAGDDHRYLEPEIKAGVATVFVDRPAGQIDADVVLSDSFGGARDGVTHLIDHGHRRIGFIGDMPRIHTAAERLRGYRAAMEDAGIAVAPAWMSLGVTDPLRVRDAAEEMLSGDSPVTAIFAGNNRVTVTVVRVLAEHGRPVALVGFDDIELADLLQPGVTVVAQDAAALGRTAADRLFRQLDGTLITPERIELPTRLITRGSGELPPSA
- a CDS encoding aldolase/citrate lyase family protein, producing MGKGQQENVATSLAGAVSEEISASLAPVDAELERRYPGDPGTRQPVHTVYVPADAFTADTIRSWGDRALAALDEHAPDAASFAAVLGLADDLAGPVYDRVRAKLEREPVEDLRVDFEDGYGPRPDAEEDEAAARAARLIAQAYADGTAAPYMGIRMKCMEASVRRRGIRTLDVFLTGLMDAGGLPEGLVLTLPKVTYAEQVTAMVRLLEEFEKARGLAPGRIGFEIQIETSQSILATDGTATVARMIQAAEGRATGLHYGTFDYSACLGVSAAHQASDHPAADHAKAIMQVAAAGTGVRVCDGSTNVLPVGPTEKVHDAWRLHYGLTRRALARAYYQGWDMHPGHIPTRYAAVFAFYREGFAQAAARLARYANRTDGDVMDEPATAKALSGYLLRGLDCGALDIAEVARLAGLTRADLEGFAAPRRGDLTASAQ